One genomic window of Desulfomonilia bacterium includes the following:
- the arfB gene encoding alternative ribosome rescue aminoacyl-tRNA hydrolase ArfB: MIEITPAVQIDENELQFEYIRASGPGGQNVNKVATAVQLRFDVRNSPSLETDIKEQLTLHAGNHMTVDGVLIITAKRYRTQEQNRLDAVLRFTHLVEAALHKPKIRKATHPGVSAKAARLFQKKRRAEVKKLRSYHPDDWE; the protein is encoded by the coding sequence ATGATTGAGATCACACCCGCCGTACAAATCGATGAAAACGAACTGCAGTTCGAATATATTCGCGCGTCCGGACCAGGTGGGCAGAACGTCAACAAGGTCGCGACTGCAGTGCAATTGCGCTTTGACGTCCGCAATTCCCCCTCGCTGGAAACGGACATCAAGGAGCAGCTGACGCTCCACGCCGGAAATCACATGACGGTAGATGGCGTGCTGATCATCACAGCGAAACGCTACCGAACGCAGGAACAGAACCGTCTGGATGCCGTGCTGCGCTTCACTCATCTGGTGGAAGCGGCGCTGCACAAGCCGAAAATCCGCAAAGCGACGCATCCGGGTGTCTCCGCCAAAGCAGCGCGGCTGTTTCAGAAGAAACGGCGTGCCGAAGTCAAGAAACTGCGCAGTTATCACCCTGATGATTGGGAATAA